The DNA region TTGTGATACCAGTGGCAGAGCCGGACGCCACCGTTCAGCGTCAGGCCGGAATGCGGCAGCCACAGCGTGCCGAGCCAGCGCTTGGCCTGGGTGCCGCGCCAGGGCAGCTCGTCGGTGCCGACATAGTCGGATCTGGCGAACTCCTCGATGCCCAGCAGCTGGCTCCACTGCTTCCAGCCGACGACGGCATAGCGCTGGCCATCGTCCGGCACGTCGGCCTCGCCCATCATCTCGAAGGCGGTCAGGATCTTGGCCTTGGTCAGTCCGTCGGTGGCGGCGCCGGCATAGCTGACGGACTTGTCCAGCTCGGCGATCAGCAGCTCGTCGGTCTTGCGGCCCAGCGCGTAGGCGCCGGCATTGGCGATGATCTGGCGCTCGTCGATGTTGGTCTTCAGCTCGTCCAGCCGGTCGACCCAGTCGCCGGCATAGAAGTCGTACAGCGCGCATTCCACCGGCGTGTGGTCCAGGTTCATCACCGGAACCGCGCCGTGGCGCGACTTGGTGGAGGCGGCACCCTTGCCCACCTTCTGGAAGACGGTGGAGGCGCCCTGAACATTGTTCTTGCTGCGCACCGTGTTGCGCAGTTTGGAGCCCATGCGCTGATAGGCCTCGTGGACCTCGCGCTCGAACTGCTTGACGAAAGCCTGGGCGATGCTGGTCGACATGGGGAATTCTTCCTTTCGCGTTCCTGCGGAGTCCGCCGGAAGCCGGCGGGCGGGGTCGGTCCGCCACCCGGTTGTCGGGAGCGCGTGCATGACGCACGGCCGGCCGCGGGCGGA from Azospirillum sp. B510 includes:
- a CDS encoding phage capsid protein, whose translation is MSTSIAQAFVKQFEREVHEAYQRMGSKLRNTVRSKNNVQGASTVFQKVGKGAASTKSRHGAVPVMNLDHTPVECALYDFYAGDWVDRLDELKTNIDERQIIANAGAYALGRKTDELLIAELDKSVSYAGAATDGLTKAKILTAFEMMGEADVPDDGQRYAVVGWKQWSQLLGIEEFARSDYVGTDELPWRGTQAKRWLGTLWLPHSGLTLNGGVRLCHWYHKTAVGHAAGADVKTDITWHGDRAAHFVNNMMSQGAALIDTSGVVTLRCLES